One region of Vallicoccus soli genomic DNA includes:
- a CDS encoding alpha-ketoacid dehydrogenase subunit beta, with amino-acid sequence MTTTTLAKALNGGLRRAMDADPKVLVMGEDVGKLGGVFRVTDGLQKDFGEDRVIDTPLAESGIVGTAIGLALRGYRPVVEIQFDGFVYPAFDQIVSQLAKMRARSLGAVSLPVVVRIPVGGGIGAVEHHSESNEAYFAHTAGLRVVACSTPDDAYWMVQQAVACEDPVLLYEPKRRYWDKGEVDEARAWDDLTPLHAARVLREGTDVTVAAYGPTVRTALDAAAAAEREGTSLEVLDLRSLSPLDLGALEASVARTGRLVVVHEAPTFLGLGAEVAARVTERCFYRLEAPVLRVGGYDVPYPPSRLEDAFLPDLDRVLDAVDRSLAF; translated from the coding sequence ATGACCACCACGACGCTCGCGAAGGCGCTCAACGGCGGGCTGCGCCGCGCCATGGACGCCGACCCCAAGGTCCTCGTCATGGGCGAGGACGTCGGCAAGCTCGGCGGCGTCTTCCGGGTCACCGACGGCCTGCAGAAGGACTTCGGCGAGGACCGGGTCATCGACACCCCGCTCGCCGAGTCCGGCATCGTCGGCACGGCGATCGGCCTGGCCCTGCGCGGCTACCGCCCCGTGGTGGAGATCCAGTTCGACGGCTTCGTCTACCCGGCGTTCGACCAGATCGTCAGCCAGCTGGCCAAGATGCGCGCCCGCTCGCTGGGCGCGGTGTCCCTGCCGGTCGTCGTGCGGATCCCCGTCGGCGGCGGGATCGGCGCCGTCGAGCACCACAGCGAGTCCAACGAGGCGTACTTCGCCCACACCGCCGGCCTGCGCGTCGTCGCCTGCTCGACCCCGGACGACGCGTACTGGATGGTGCAGCAGGCCGTGGCCTGCGAGGACCCGGTGCTGCTCTACGAGCCCAAGCGGCGCTACTGGGACAAGGGCGAGGTCGACGAGGCGCGCGCCTGGGACGACCTCACGCCGCTGCACGCGGCGCGGGTGCTGCGCGAGGGCACCGACGTCACCGTCGCCGCGTACGGCCCGACGGTCCGCACGGCGCTCGACGCCGCGGCGGCCGCCGAGCGGGAGGGGACGTCCCTCGAGGTGCTCGACCTGCGCTCGCTGTCCCCGCTCGACCTCGGCGCGCTCGAGGCGTCGGTCGCGCGCACCGGGCGGCTCGTCGTCGTCCACGAGGCGCCGACCTTCCTCGGCCTCGGCGCCGAGGTGGCGGCCCGGGTGACCGAGCGCTGCTTCTACCGGCTCGAGGCGCCCGTGCTGCGCGTCGGCGGCTACGACGTGCCGTACCCGCCGAGCCGCCTCGAGGACGCCTTCCTGCCCGACCTCGACCGCGTCCTCGACGCCGTCGACCGCTCGCTCGCCTTCTGA
- a CDS encoding dihydrolipoamide acetyltransferase family protein, with product MPEIKQFRLPDVGEGLTEAEIVSWKVKEGDAVAVNDVIVEIETAKSLVELPCPYAGVVAELLVPEGTTADVGAPIIAVDVAVGASAPPVQATSSLAEDLVPTPPPVTEEAPARQPVLVGYGPRAAATARRPRRGRPDPSGAAPVQQALHGAFVPSPSPAPAQAPGPVPAAVLAKPPVRRLAKELGVDLATVDPTGPGRVVTRADVEAAAAAAAPGRDHAAPGRDHADPGRDHAVPGRDHAPAGAVRIPVKGVRKATARAMVASAFTAPHVTEWVEVDVTRTLKLVRRLKEDPALAGLRVGPLLLVARAFVLALRRHPEANASWDEDAQEIVLHPAVHLGIAAATPRGLVVPNVKGADALALPDLARALDELVRTARAGRTQPADLQGGTATITNVGVFGVDGGTPILNPGESVILAVGAVREKPWVHKGRVRPRSVLQLSLSFDHRLVDGELGSKLLADVARVLEDPSYALAL from the coding sequence GTGCCCGAGATCAAGCAGTTCCGCCTGCCCGACGTCGGCGAGGGCCTCACCGAGGCCGAGATCGTGTCGTGGAAGGTCAAGGAGGGCGACGCCGTCGCCGTCAACGACGTCATCGTCGAGATCGAGACCGCGAAGTCGCTCGTCGAGCTGCCGTGCCCGTACGCCGGCGTCGTCGCCGAGCTGCTCGTGCCCGAGGGCACCACGGCCGACGTCGGCGCGCCGATCATCGCCGTCGACGTGGCCGTCGGGGCGTCCGCGCCGCCCGTGCAGGCGACCTCCTCGCTCGCCGAGGACCTGGTGCCCACGCCGCCGCCGGTCACCGAGGAGGCGCCGGCGCGCCAGCCCGTGCTCGTCGGGTACGGCCCCCGCGCCGCCGCCACCGCGCGCCGGCCCCGGCGCGGGCGCCCCGACCCGTCCGGCGCGGCGCCGGTCCAGCAGGCGCTGCACGGCGCGTTCGTGCCCTCGCCCTCGCCCGCCCCCGCGCAGGCCCCCGGGCCCGTCCCGGCGGCGGTGCTCGCCAAGCCCCCCGTGCGCCGCCTGGCCAAGGAGCTGGGCGTCGACCTCGCGACCGTGGACCCCACCGGTCCCGGCCGGGTCGTCACCCGCGCCGACGTCGAGGCCGCCGCGGCCGCCGCAGCCCCCGGCCGTGATCATGCAGCTCCCGGGCGTGATCATGCAGATCCCGGCCGCGATCATGCAGTGCCCGGACGTGACCATGCGCCCGCCGGCGCGGTGCGCATCCCGGTCAAGGGCGTGCGCAAGGCGACCGCGCGGGCGATGGTCGCGAGCGCCTTCACCGCGCCGCACGTCACCGAGTGGGTCGAGGTCGACGTCACCCGGACGCTCAAGCTCGTGCGCCGGCTCAAGGAGGACCCCGCGCTCGCGGGCCTGCGGGTCGGCCCGCTGCTGCTCGTCGCGCGGGCCTTCGTCCTCGCGCTGCGCCGGCACCCCGAGGCCAACGCGTCGTGGGACGAGGACGCGCAGGAGATCGTCCTGCACCCCGCGGTGCACCTCGGCATCGCCGCGGCGACCCCGCGCGGGCTCGTCGTGCCGAACGTCAAGGGCGCCGATGCCCTGGCCCTGCCGGACCTGGCCCGGGCGCTGGACGAGCTCGTCCGCACCGCGCGCGCGGGCCGTACGCAGCCCGCCGACCTGCAGGGCGGCACCGCGACGATCACCAACGTCGGCGTCTTCGGCGTCGACGGCGGCACCCCGATCCTCAACCCCGGGGAGTCGGTGATCCTCGCCGTCGGCGCGGTCCGCGAGAAGCCGTGGGTGCACAAGGGCAGGGTCCGCCCGCGCTCGGTGCTCCAGCTGTCGCTGAGCTTCGACCACCGCCTCGTCGACGGCGAGCTGGGCTCGAAGCTCCTCGCCGACGTGGCGCGGGTGCTCGAGGACCCGTCGTACGCCCTCGCCCTCTGA
- the pdhA gene encoding pyruvate dehydrogenase (acetyl-transferring) E1 component subunit alpha, with product MPGEVAGPELVQLLTPEGERVHHPRYDLETTPEELRSLYRDLVLVRRVDVEATALQRQGELGIWASLLGQEAAQVGSGRALLARDHAFPTYREHGVAWTRGVDPLQLLGLFRGVNHGGWDPAEHGFHLYTIVIGAQTLHATGYAMGMQRDGAEAATIAYFGDGASSQGDVNEAFTFASVTSAPVVFFCQNNHWAISEPLERQTRIPLYQRALGFGFPGVRVDGNDVLACLAVTRDALRTAREGGGPTLVEAYTYRMGAHTTSDDPTRYRIASEVEQWKLKDPLERLKAHLVRGGWADQAFLDDLDREAEALAVRLREGCRALPDPPPTAMFDHVYAEPHPLLAEERAGMVDYLASFEDAPEGAAR from the coding sequence GTGCCCGGGGAGGTCGCCGGCCCCGAGCTCGTGCAGCTGCTGACGCCCGAGGGCGAGCGGGTGCACCACCCGCGCTACGACCTCGAGACCACGCCCGAGGAGCTGCGCTCCCTCTACCGCGACCTCGTCCTCGTGCGCCGGGTCGACGTGGAGGCCACCGCCCTGCAGCGCCAGGGCGAGCTCGGCATCTGGGCCAGCCTGCTCGGCCAGGAGGCGGCCCAGGTCGGCTCGGGCCGCGCGCTGCTGGCGCGGGACCACGCGTTCCCGACCTACCGCGAGCACGGCGTCGCCTGGACGCGCGGGGTCGACCCGCTCCAGCTGCTCGGCCTCTTCCGCGGGGTGAACCACGGCGGCTGGGACCCGGCCGAGCACGGCTTCCACCTCTACACGATCGTCATCGGCGCCCAGACGCTGCACGCCACCGGCTACGCGATGGGGATGCAGCGCGACGGCGCCGAGGCGGCCACCATCGCGTACTTCGGCGACGGCGCCTCCAGCCAGGGCGACGTCAACGAGGCCTTCACCTTCGCCAGCGTCACCTCGGCCCCGGTCGTGTTCTTCTGCCAGAACAACCACTGGGCGATCTCCGAGCCGCTGGAGCGCCAGACCCGCATCCCGCTCTACCAGCGCGCGCTCGGCTTCGGCTTCCCCGGCGTGCGGGTCGACGGCAACGACGTGCTCGCGTGCCTCGCCGTGACCCGCGACGCCCTGCGCACCGCGCGCGAGGGCGGCGGCCCGACGCTCGTCGAGGCCTACACGTACCGGATGGGCGCGCACACGACCTCCGACGACCCGACCCGCTACCGCATCGCCAGCGAGGTCGAGCAGTGGAAGCTCAAGGACCCGCTCGAGCGGCTCAAGGCGCACCTCGTGCGGGGCGGCTGGGCCGACCAGGCCTTCCTCGACGACCTCGACCGGGAGGCCGAGGCGCTGGCCGTACGGCTGCGCGAGGGCTGCCGCGCGCTGCCCGACCCGCCGCCCACGGCGATGTTCGACCACGTGTACGCCGAGCCCCACCCGCTCCTCGCGGAGGAGCGGGCCGGGATGGTCGACTACCTCGCCTCGTTCGAGGACGCTCCCGAGGGGGCCGCGCGATGA
- a CDS encoding MarR family winged helix-turn-helix transcriptional regulator, whose translation MDLTERAAAGAAVRWLDEDEARMWRAYLVMRRDLDGVVDRQLAQGGLSTADYALLVPLSEAPEGVLRARELGRDAGWDRSRLSHQLRRMEQRGLVERFDCETDARGTMVRLTAAGRDALTASAPGHVETVRRYFVDLLSPEEVAVLESVARRVSAAIAAGDDHDPCQG comes from the coding sequence GTGGACCTGACGGAGCGCGCCGCGGCCGGCGCAGCGGTGCGGTGGCTGGACGAGGACGAGGCGCGGATGTGGCGGGCGTACCTCGTGATGCGCCGCGACCTCGACGGCGTCGTCGACCGCCAGCTCGCCCAGGGCGGGCTCTCGACCGCCGACTACGCGCTGCTCGTCCCGCTGTCCGAGGCGCCCGAGGGCGTCCTGCGCGCCCGCGAGCTCGGGCGCGACGCCGGGTGGGACCGCAGCCGGCTCTCGCACCAGCTGCGGCGCATGGAGCAGCGCGGGCTCGTCGAGCGGTTCGACTGCGAGACCGACGCGCGCGGCACCATGGTGCGGCTCACCGCGGCGGGGCGCGACGCGCTCACCGCGTCCGCGCCGGGGCACGTGGAGACCGTGCGCCGCTACTTCGTCGACCTGCTCTCGCCCGAGGAGGTCGCGGTCCTGGAGTCGGTCGCGCGGCGGGTCAGCGCGGCGATCGCCGCGGGCGACGACCACGACCCCTGCCAGGGCTGA
- a CDS encoding ankyrin repeat domain-containing protein — protein sequence MAELDPEVLDFAHRLFDLARHGGTEELAGYLDAGLSPDLTNDKGDTLLILAAYHAHPATVAALLAHGADHSRANDRGQTALAAAVFRRDEETVRLLLAAGADPDAGGPSARQTAAFFELPEMAALLPAPR from the coding sequence ATGGCAGAGCTCGACCCGGAGGTCCTGGACTTCGCGCACCGGCTGTTCGACCTGGCGCGCCACGGCGGCACCGAGGAGCTGGCCGGCTACCTCGACGCCGGGCTGAGCCCCGACCTCACCAACGACAAGGGCGACACGCTGCTCATCCTGGCGGCGTACCACGCGCACCCCGCGACGGTCGCCGCGCTGCTGGCGCACGGCGCGGACCACTCGCGGGCGAACGACCGGGGGCAGACCGCGCTCGCGGCCGCCGTCTTCCGCCGCGACGAGGAGACGGTGCGCCTGCTCCTCGCGGCCGGGGCGGACCCCGACGCCGGCGGCCCGTCGGCGCGCCAGACCGCGGCGTTCTTCGAGCTGCCGGAGATGGCGGCCCTGCTGCCGGCCCCGCGGTGA
- a CDS encoding PKD domain-containing protein has translation MLAAGAAVLALAAQPVPAGAVTTPVHTGVVSADPVDSTPHVLDGAVRSIVQVGDVVVVGGSFTSVAQTRTSAPLPRSGLFAFSASTGTIVPGFDPAPDGAVQSLDSDGTSLYVGGTFTRIAGATQRRLAKLTLDGRLAAGQPRVPNSRVNDVVVRGSRLYAAGAFTAVGGTPRGALAALDKDTGALLPQVDVPFSGIHNSGTTNIQRFDVAHDGSELVAVGNFSTVAGEARRQIARVALPADGPAALSPWATTRYTRPCASKAFDTYMRDVDYAPDGSYFVVTTTGAFDGGQSTGTLCDTAARWDTAPTTAGQDPAWVDYTGGDTLYGVEVTGSVVYVGGHMRWMNNPFQSNQAGPGAVAREGVAALDPVNGLPLAWNPGRTRGVGAEALHATEQGLWVGSDTDRLGGEYHGRVAFLPLEGGYVPRAQAATTLPTTLYAGRTAAAGAVPAGLAARPFDGTAAGPATVVPVPADLDWGAARGAFVAGGQLYLGQSDGRLVARALTTDGLGPARDVDLRNDPDNGAKIPWTISGVTGMAYDAGTGRVYYTRSGSAALYYRYFTLDGEVPGAQELVAATTGFTGAAGLAVAGGELLWGSSVDGHLRAVPLVAGRPAGAARTVVADGTWRTRALFASSEALAPVPNAAPVAQVAQQCDPSGACTFDASGSSDADGTVVSYAWDLGDGTTASGPTATRAYADGTWTVRLTVTDDRGATATTETTVVVQAPPAQAEVGFVGATGTSGNAVTLGAPVPDGVRAGDALLLSLSVAADRVPAAPAGLRGWTLLGDAVGARGELHTFVWHAVAEDGDAGRTVSVALDARAKATLAVLAYTGAEAAPPAFAAVAETASRAEHAAPALPATTGSWVVSGWADKSSATTGWTAPAGTQERSELVTDGSGRVTSLVADSGAPVPAGTAGGLTAVADSASAKAVAWTAVLRPRT, from the coding sequence GTGCTCGCGGCGGGCGCCGCGGTGCTCGCCCTCGCGGCGCAGCCGGTGCCGGCGGGGGCCGTGACGACCCCCGTGCACACCGGGGTGGTGAGCGCCGACCCGGTCGACAGCACGCCGCACGTGCTCGACGGGGCCGTGCGCTCGATCGTGCAGGTGGGCGACGTCGTCGTGGTGGGCGGCAGCTTCACCAGCGTGGCGCAGACGCGCACCAGCGCCCCGCTCCCCCGCAGCGGGCTCTTCGCCTTCTCCGCGAGCACCGGCACGATCGTGCCGGGCTTCGACCCCGCACCCGACGGGGCGGTGCAGTCCCTCGACAGCGACGGCACGTCGCTCTACGTCGGCGGCACCTTCACCCGCATCGCCGGGGCGACCCAGCGCCGGCTCGCCAAGCTGACCCTCGACGGGCGCCTCGCCGCCGGGCAGCCGCGGGTGCCGAACTCCCGGGTCAACGACGTCGTGGTGCGCGGCTCGCGCCTCTACGCCGCGGGCGCCTTCACCGCGGTCGGGGGCACCCCCCGCGGCGCGCTCGCCGCGCTCGACAAGGACACCGGCGCGCTGCTGCCGCAGGTCGACGTGCCGTTCTCCGGCATCCACAACAGCGGCACGACGAACATCCAGCGCTTCGACGTCGCGCACGACGGCAGCGAGCTCGTCGCGGTCGGCAACTTCTCGACCGTCGCCGGCGAGGCGCGGCGCCAGATCGCCCGGGTGGCGCTGCCCGCCGACGGGCCCGCGGCCCTCTCCCCCTGGGCGACCACCCGCTACACCCGCCCCTGCGCGTCGAAGGCCTTCGACACCTACATGCGCGACGTCGACTACGCGCCCGACGGCTCGTACTTCGTCGTCACCACCACCGGCGCGTTCGACGGCGGCCAGTCCACGGGCACGCTCTGCGACACCGCGGCCCGCTGGGACACCGCGCCGACCACCGCCGGGCAGGACCCCGCCTGGGTGGACTACACCGGCGGCGACACCCTCTACGGCGTCGAGGTCACCGGCAGCGTCGTCTACGTCGGCGGCCACATGCGGTGGATGAACAACCCGTTCCAGAGCAACCAGGCCGGCCCCGGCGCGGTGGCCCGCGAGGGCGTCGCCGCGCTCGACCCCGTCAACGGCCTGCCGCTGGCGTGGAACCCGGGCCGCACCCGCGGGGTCGGCGCCGAGGCGCTGCACGCGACCGAGCAGGGCCTCTGGGTCGGCAGCGACACCGACCGGCTCGGCGGCGAGTACCACGGCCGGGTGGCCTTCCTCCCGCTCGAGGGCGGGTACGTCCCGCGCGCGCAGGCCGCGACCACGCTGCCCACCACCCTCTACGCCGGGCGCACCGCCGCCGCCGGCGCCGTCCCCGCGGGCCTCGCGGCCCGCCCCTTCGACGGCACCGCCGCAGGGCCGGCCACCGTCGTGCCCGTCCCGGCCGACCTCGACTGGGGCGCCGCGCGCGGCGCGTTCGTGGCCGGCGGGCAGCTCTACCTCGGCCAGTCCGACGGCCGGCTCGTCGCTCGCGCGCTGACGACGGACGGGCTCGGCCCGGCACGCGACGTCGACCTGCGCAACGACCCCGACAACGGCGCGAAGATCCCGTGGACGATCAGCGGCGTCACCGGCATGGCGTACGACGCCGGCACCGGCCGCGTCTACTACACCCGCTCGGGCAGCGCGGCGCTCTACTACCGCTACTTCACCCTCGACGGGGAGGTGCCGGGGGCGCAGGAGCTGGTCGCCGCGACGACCGGCTTCACCGGCGCCGCGGGCCTCGCGGTCGCCGGCGGCGAGCTGCTCTGGGGCTCCAGCGTGGACGGGCACCTGCGCGCGGTCCCGCTCGTGGCGGGCCGCCCCGCCGGCGCGGCGCGCACCGTCGTCGCCGACGGCACCTGGCGCACCCGCGCGCTCTTCGCCTCCTCCGAGGCGCTGGCCCCCGTGCCGAACGCCGCCCCCGTCGCGCAGGTCGCGCAGCAGTGCGACCCCAGCGGCGCCTGCACCTTCGACGCCTCCGGGTCCAGCGACGCCGACGGCACCGTGGTGTCGTACGCCTGGGACCTCGGGGACGGCACCACCGCCAGCGGGCCGACCGCGACCCGCGCGTATGCCGACGGCACCTGGACGGTCCGCCTCACGGTGACCGACGACCGCGGCGCCACGGCGACCACGGAGACGACCGTCGTCGTGCAGGCCCCGCCGGCGCAGGCCGAGGTCGGGTTCGTCGGCGCCACGGGCACGAGCGGCAACGCCGTCACCCTCGGCGCGCCGGTCCCGGACGGCGTGCGCGCCGGGGACGCCCTGCTGCTCAGCCTGTCGGTGGCCGCCGACCGCGTCCCCGCCGCCCCCGCCGGGCTGCGCGGCTGGACGCTGCTGGGCGACGCCGTCGGCGCCCGCGGCGAGCTGCACACCTTCGTGTGGCACGCCGTCGCCGAGGACGGCGACGCCGGGCGCACCGTCTCGGTCGCGCTCGACGCACGCGCCAAGGCGACGCTGGCGGTGCTCGCGTACACCGGCGCCGAGGCGGCGCCGCCGGCCTTCGCGGCCGTCGCGGAGACCGCGTCGCGGGCCGAGCACGCCGCCCCCGCGCTCCCGGCGACCACCGGCAGCTGGGTGGTGTCCGGCTGGGCCGACAAGTCCAGCGCCACGACCGGGTGGACCGCGCCGGCCGGTACGCAGGAGCGCAGCGAGCTGGTCACCGACGGCTCGGGCCGGGTGACGAGCCTCGTCGCCGACAGCGGCGCCCCGGTCCCCGCCGGCACCGCGGGCGGCCTCACCGCCGTCGCCGACTCCGCCTCGGCCAAGGCGGTCGCCTGGACGGCGGTGCTGCGCCCGCGCACCTGA
- a CDS encoding LLM class flavin-dependent oxidoreductase — MQFGVFTVGDVTPDPTTGRTPTEAERIKAMVAIARKAEEVGLDVFATGEHHNPPFVPSSPTTLLGYVAARTERLLLSTSTTLITTNDPVKIAEDYATLQHLADGRVDLMLGRGNTGPVYPWFGKDIRDGLALAVENYALLRRLWREDVVDWQGRFRTPLQSFTATPRPLDGVPPFVWHGSIRTPEIAEQAAYYGDGFFHNNIFWPAEHTRRMVDLYRRRWEHYGHGPADTAVVGLGGQVFMRRNSQDAVREFRPYFDVAPVYGHGPSLEEFSAETPLTVGSPQQVVERTLGFRDVVGDYQRQLFLIDHAGLPLKTVLEQMDLLGEEVVPVLRREFAALKPAHVPEAPTHASLLAAARREGAPGTEEALAS; from the coding sequence ATGCAGTTCGGCGTCTTCACCGTCGGCGACGTCACCCCGGACCCGACCACCGGCCGGACCCCCACCGAGGCCGAGCGCATCAAGGCGATGGTCGCCATCGCCCGCAAGGCCGAGGAGGTGGGGCTCGACGTCTTCGCGACCGGCGAGCACCACAACCCGCCGTTCGTGCCGTCGTCGCCGACCACCCTGCTCGGCTACGTCGCCGCCCGCACCGAGCGGCTGCTGCTCTCCACCTCCACGACGCTCATCACCACGAACGACCCGGTGAAGATCGCCGAGGACTACGCGACGCTGCAGCACCTCGCGGACGGCCGCGTCGACCTCATGCTCGGCCGCGGCAACACCGGCCCGGTCTACCCGTGGTTCGGCAAGGACATCCGCGACGGGCTCGCGCTCGCCGTGGAGAACTACGCGCTGCTGCGCCGGCTGTGGCGCGAGGACGTCGTGGACTGGCAGGGCCGGTTCCGCACCCCGCTGCAGTCGTTCACCGCCACGCCGCGCCCGCTCGACGGCGTGCCGCCCTTCGTGTGGCACGGCTCGATCCGCACCCCGGAGATCGCCGAGCAGGCCGCGTACTACGGCGACGGCTTCTTCCACAACAACATCTTCTGGCCGGCCGAGCACACCCGGCGGATGGTCGACCTCTACCGTCGCCGCTGGGAGCACTACGGCCACGGCCCCGCCGACACGGCCGTCGTGGGGCTCGGCGGGCAGGTGTTCATGCGGAGGAACTCGCAGGACGCGGTGCGCGAGTTCCGCCCCTACTTCGACGTCGCCCCGGTCTACGGCCACGGCCCGTCGCTGGAGGAGTTCTCCGCGGAGACCCCGCTCACCGTCGGCAGCCCGCAGCAGGTCGTCGAGCGGACGCTCGGCTTCCGCGACGTCGTCGGCGACTACCAGCGCCAGCTGTTCCTCATCGACCACGCCGGGCTGCCCCTGAAGACCGTCCTCGAGCAGATGGACCTGCTCGGCGAGGAGGTCGTCCCGGTCCTGCGGCGCGAGTTCGCCGCGCTCAAGCCGGCCCACGTGCCGGAGGCACCCACCCACGCGAGCCTGCTCGCGGCCGCCCGCCGCGAGGGCGCGCCCGGTACGGAGGAGGCGCTCGCCTCGTGA
- a CDS encoding peptidoglycan DD-metalloendopeptidase family protein, whose translation MRARPVVLAACAALSASLFPVVAGAPLAAADERGAVAVERSRAAVGDARDRLAQAQAALPRAQAELERATRALRGAQARERAVAAELVRAQRAERAATAQVARTRAALAEAERTAAALAHEVYVQGLDGPARQLSVALGARDAQELAAAVALTSEVSQRQSDQIAHLDAQRARLAEHEAALSAARSEVQRREAAAEAVVERERSLVTRASRSRDRVTALVAVRAEAVARAEATKRLDEAQYRAMQDEAAALKERLATMAATGVPPVSGSGLVVPAEGSFTSPYGMRTHPITGVHKLHTGMDIANSCGTPILAAQAGRVVEAEYASGYGYRTVIDHGVVGGRRLATAYSHQQGLQTATGQSVAQGQVIGEIGTTGYSTGCHLHFEVLVDGEYVDPEPYLR comes from the coding sequence GTGCGAGCACGTCCCGTCGTCCTCGCTGCGTGCGCAGCCCTGTCCGCGTCCCTCTTCCCCGTCGTCGCCGGTGCACCCCTCGCCGCGGCCGACGAGCGCGGGGCCGTCGCCGTGGAGCGCTCGCGCGCCGCCGTCGGCGACGCGCGCGACCGCCTCGCGCAGGCCCAGGCCGCGCTCCCGCGGGCGCAGGCCGAGCTGGAGCGGGCGACCCGCGCGCTGCGCGGCGCCCAGGCCCGCGAGCGCGCCGTCGCCGCCGAGCTCGTGCGCGCCCAGCGTGCCGAGCGGGCCGCCACCGCGCAGGTCGCGCGCACCCGCGCCGCCCTGGCCGAGGCCGAGCGCACCGCCGCCGCCCTGGCCCACGAGGTGTACGTGCAGGGCCTCGACGGTCCCGCCCGCCAGCTCTCGGTCGCCCTCGGGGCGCGCGACGCGCAGGAGCTCGCCGCCGCCGTCGCCCTGACGAGCGAGGTGTCCCAGCGCCAGTCGGACCAGATCGCGCACCTCGACGCCCAGCGCGCGCGCCTCGCCGAGCACGAGGCAGCCCTGTCCGCCGCGCGCTCGGAGGTGCAGCGCCGCGAGGCCGCCGCCGAGGCGGTCGTCGAGCGCGAGCGCTCCCTCGTCACCCGCGCCAGCCGCAGCCGCGACCGCGTCACCGCCCTCGTCGCCGTGCGGGCCGAGGCCGTCGCCCGCGCCGAGGCCACGAAGCGGCTCGACGAGGCGCAGTACCGCGCGATGCAGGACGAGGCCGCCGCGCTCAAGGAGCGCCTGGCCACCATGGCCGCGACCGGGGTGCCGCCGGTGTCCGGCTCCGGCCTGGTCGTGCCCGCCGAGGGCAGCTTCACCTCGCCCTACGGCATGCGCACCCACCCCATCACCGGGGTGCACAAGCTCCACACCGGCATGGACATCGCCAACTCCTGCGGCACGCCGATCCTCGCCGCGCAGGCCGGGCGCGTCGTCGAGGCGGAGTACGCGAGCGGCTACGGCTACCGCACCGTCATCGACCACGGGGTCGTCGGCGGCCGGCGCCTCGCGACGGCGTACAGCCACCAGCAGGGCCTGCAGACCGCCACCGGGCAGAGCGTCGCCCAGGGCCAGGTCATCGGCGAGATCGGCACGACCGGCTACTCCACCGGCTGCCACCTGCACTTCGAGGTGCTGGTCGACGGCGAGTACGTCGACCCGGAGCCCTACCTGCGCTGA
- a CDS encoding YceI family protein, translating into MTQTAVPTALTPAELTGDYVLDASHSRIGFVARHAMVTKVRGQFTEFAGGAHLDLADPTASSAHVDIEVASVDTRNEQRDGHLRTNEFFDAPSFPQITFRSTGVEVLDESTFAVTGDLTIKGTTKPVTVEFEYTGAAKDPFGNVRVGFEGRASLNRSDFGVSWNAALETGGVLVSEKIALEFELSAIKVQVEAPAEVPAEAPEA; encoded by the coding sequence ATGACCCAGACCGCCGTCCCCACCGCCCTCACCCCCGCCGAGCTCACCGGCGACTACGTGCTCGACGCGTCGCACAGCCGCATCGGCTTCGTCGCCCGCCACGCCATGGTCACCAAGGTGCGCGGCCAGTTCACCGAGTTCGCCGGCGGCGCCCACCTCGACCTCGCGGACCCGACCGCGTCCAGCGCGCACGTCGACATCGAGGTCGCCAGCGTCGACACCCGCAACGAGCAGCGCGACGGCCACCTGCGCACCAACGAGTTCTTCGACGCGCCGAGCTTCCCGCAGATCACCTTCCGCTCGACCGGCGTCGAGGTCCTCGACGAGAGCACCTTCGCCGTCACGGGCGACCTGACCATCAAGGGCACCACCAAGCCGGTCACCGTCGAGTTCGAGTACACCGGCGCCGCGAAGGACCCGTTCGGCAACGTCCGCGTGGGCTTCGAGGGCCGCGCGAGCCTCAACCGCAGCGACTTCGGCGTGTCCTGGAACGCCGCCCTCGAGACCGGCGGCGTCCTCGTCAGCGAGAAGATCGCCCTGGAGTTCGAGCTCTCCGCCATCAAGGTCCAGGTCGAGGCCCCCGCCGAGGTGCCCGCCGAGGCCCCCGAGGCCTGA